One genomic region from Thermoanaerobacterales bacterium encodes:
- a CDS encoding DUF4338 domain-containing protein yields the protein MTTEVLKELIIHSLEHQGFIIDGHRILLPPQLDKQGIRRLHAAAVAHRVDRARRALKRHEDHLLQRIAAGADVVPERISPRLVEVQAGTDDELLFRYASLHWSIPVSSGYGRRLRFLVVDEQNDKLIGLIGLGDPVFALGARDRWIGWDAEARKERLHHVMDAFVLGAVPPYSFLLCGKLVAMLVASNEIKKAFMRKYSKKRLSFIRGRPLDARLVLVTTTSALGRSSLYNRVTYDGRLLYHSVGFTRGSGEFHFSNGLYRAISDYAMQFCQPTAKNEKWGNGFRNRREIVKKCLVDLGLSQDLLYHGIRREVFVVPLAHNAREFLQGKHSKVRWLDQSVEDLFRSFRKRWLLLRAERNQRYRDFNPESWRLWGRKAGEVLQSSGRGEDL from the coding sequence ATGACTACCGAAGTACTAAAGGAGCTGATCATCCACTCGCTTGAGCATCAGGGCTTCATTATCGACGGTCACCGTATCCTCCTGCCGCCCCAGCTCGATAAGCAGGGGATACGCAGACTTCACGCTGCAGCGGTGGCCCACCGCGTGGACCGTGCTCGCCGAGCGTTGAAGCGCCACGAGGACCACCTGCTCCAGCGGATTGCAGCCGGGGCAGATGTCGTACCGGAGCGCATTTCCCCTCGCCTGGTAGAAGTGCAGGCAGGGACGGATGACGAACTCCTCTTCCGGTATGCATCGCTCCACTGGAGCATCCCGGTTTCGTCGGGGTACGGGCGGCGGCTCCGTTTCCTTGTTGTCGACGAGCAGAATGACAAGTTGATCGGACTTATTGGCCTGGGTGACCCAGTCTTCGCCTTGGGCGCGCGGGACAGGTGGATCGGCTGGGATGCCGAGGCGCGAAAAGAGCGCCTGCACCACGTGATGGATGCCTTTGTCCTCGGCGCTGTTCCGCCGTACTCGTTTCTGCTTTGCGGCAAACTGGTGGCCATGCTGGTGGCCAGCAATGAGATCAAAAAGGCTTTCATGCGCAAGTACTCCAAGAAGCGCTTATCGTTCATTCGGGGCCGACCCCTGGACGCGCGGCTCGTTCTCGTGACGACCACCTCGGCCCTGGGCCGGTCGTCCCTTTACAACCGGGTGACCTATGATGGCCGCTTGCTCTACCACAGCGTAGGCTTTACCCGCGGCTCCGGGGAATTCCACTTCTCCAACGGTCTGTATAGGGCCATCTCCGACTACGCCATGCAGTTCTGTCAGCCCACGGCCAAGAACGAAAAGTGGGGGAACGGCTTCCGAAACCGCCGCGAGATTGTCAAGAAATGCCTGGTGGACCTCGGCCTATCCCAAGACTTACTCTACCACGGCATCCGCCGCGAGGTTTTCGTCGTTCCCCTGGCCCACAACGCGCGGGAGTTCCTCCAGGGGAAGCACTCCAAGGTCCGCTGGCTCGATCAGTCTGTGGAGGACCTTTTCCGCTCGTTCCGCAAACGCTGGCTCCTGCTCCGGGCCGAACGCAACCAGCGCTATCGAGACTTCAACCCGGAGTCCTGGCGCCTCTGGGGACGGAAGGCGGGAGAGGTCCTGCAGAGCAGCGGGAGAGGAGAGGATTTGTGA
- a CDS encoding tyrosine-type recombinase/integrase, protein MFAAKDVTRFADYLLGRGLSLGTVDIYVGHVRRFLSWVEGTYGDCDLTVVTPLDVADYRRHLQDRNRKPSTVNNALDAIGAFFSWARDTGLVQADPTEGVRRAPEERSAPRWLTRREVGAVVRAAQKYGSKRDQALVTLLLHTGLRVSEAVALRVEDVTIRERSGHVVVRRGKGDKYREVPLNATVRRVLAEYVAGLGGEWLFPGRGGHMTRRAAEKMLTRLGRLAGLEVTPHRLRHTFCKMLVDAGESLDRVAALAGHGNLNTTARYTRPGIEDLERAVEKLAWE, encoded by the coding sequence GTGTTCGCCGCGAAGGATGTGACCCGTTTTGCAGACTACCTGCTGGGCCGGGGGCTTTCCCTGGGCACGGTAGACATCTACGTGGGGCACGTGCGCCGGTTCCTGTCCTGGGTTGAGGGGACCTACGGTGATTGCGACCTGACTGTGGTCACGCCCTTGGACGTGGCCGACTATCGGCGCCACCTGCAGGACCGGAACAGGAAGCCATCCACGGTAAACAACGCCCTCGACGCCATCGGGGCTTTTTTTTCCTGGGCCAGGGACACGGGCTTGGTCCAGGCCGACCCGACGGAAGGTGTGCGGCGGGCGCCCGAGGAAAGGAGTGCACCCAGGTGGCTGACCCGCCGGGAGGTAGGGGCCGTAGTGCGGGCGGCGCAGAAGTACGGGAGCAAGAGGGATCAGGCCCTGGTTACGCTTCTCCTGCACACCGGCCTGCGGGTGTCAGAGGCCGTGGCCCTGCGCGTGGAGGACGTAACGATCAGGGAGAGGAGCGGTCACGTCGTGGTCCGACGCGGCAAGGGCGATAAGTACCGGGAGGTCCCGCTGAACGCTACGGTGCGGCGCGTCCTGGCCGAATACGTGGCGGGGCTGGGTGGCGAATGGCTCTTCCCCGGAAGGGGCGGCCACATGACCAGGAGGGCAGCGGAGAAGATGCTGACCAGGCTGGGCCGGCTGGCGGGCCTGGAGGTGACGCCCCACCGGCTACGGCACACCTTCTGCAAGATGCTGGTGGACGCAGGGGAAAGCCTCGACCGCGTGGCGGCCCTGGCCGGGCACGGGAACCTGAATACCACGGCCAGGTACACCAGGCCGGGGATTGAGGACCTGGAGCGGGCAGTCGAGAAGCTGGCGTGGGAGTGA
- a CDS encoding ParB/RepB/Spo0J family partition protein, whose protein sequence is MTGLAEPRSVRFEELSVDVISPNPNNPRRKFDEDALAELAATIRQVGLIQPVVVTPDDTGRYRLVAGERRWRAARLAGWTTIPAIVRMFSSEEEAQAALIENLQRRDLDPLEEAQAFKKLIQDHGWTQDRLGEKLGFSQAHIANRIRLLDLPDDVREHISTGRLTAAHGRALLFIKAAPKFVREMADEAIRQSWSVRQLDEWIRGALYFGRRRFSRQLFKDGWGGDQGAEFDTSACRGCDAMVEASYHDDKKRPYCIRPSCWEKKQAEAKKQQRLEQSEKAKSVAAGGGMKHIRDLPTDSYRRLNPPPADVELNKCRECEKRLTVLDYGDEAVDVCLDPGCIEEQQAAAARNRAAATRAKTEKEVQTLSDAAAAIGGDMTECNDLIAAARTVWDTVERPTWFDLATPLLEKESLLPIDLLLRYFATKNDVCKDATNMPPQLGNVRILIPDQGIEFRGSEETMGSQKYPALTVAEGEGALTLQHDHGSVKDVVPTMPVFYKVQVRQSGGQRYLRQLVAIKTASRTIFVVGHAGTTMRKEIWARWQRLIEALPPAEAGPSPELSATPGEAAVEARAYKLPDGQVVFVHAGLGESGYGTFFRSLRGGLRRVKSPQMPMVPSREVAQQNLDAWAMEHNLPPAEAPADVISREMTRAQ, encoded by the coding sequence ATGACCGGACTGGCTGAACCCAGGAGCGTTCGCTTTGAAGAATTGAGTGTTGACGTGATATCCCCTAATCCGAACAACCCCCGGCGCAAGTTTGACGAAGACGCCCTCGCCGAACTGGCGGCGACCATCCGCCAGGTGGGGCTGATCCAGCCGGTGGTTGTCACCCCCGATGATACCGGCCGGTACCGACTGGTGGCGGGTGAGCGGCGATGGCGCGCTGCCCGGCTGGCTGGATGGACCACCATCCCGGCAATCGTCCGGATGTTTTCGAGCGAAGAAGAAGCCCAGGCCGCCCTCATCGAAAACTTGCAGCGCCGGGACCTGGATCCTTTGGAGGAGGCACAGGCCTTCAAGAAGCTCATTCAGGATCACGGATGGACGCAGGATCGGTTGGGGGAAAAACTGGGGTTTTCCCAAGCACATATCGCGAACCGTATCCGTCTGCTGGATCTGCCGGACGACGTGCGGGAGCACATCTCCACCGGGCGGCTTACGGCGGCCCACGGCCGTGCCTTGTTGTTTATCAAGGCGGCGCCAAAGTTTGTCCGGGAGATGGCCGACGAAGCGATACGGCAGAGTTGGTCCGTGCGTCAACTGGATGAATGGATAAGAGGCGCGCTCTACTTCGGACGCCGGCGTTTCTCCCGGCAGCTCTTCAAGGACGGGTGGGGTGGGGATCAGGGGGCAGAGTTCGACACGAGCGCATGCCGTGGCTGCGATGCCATGGTGGAGGCCAGCTACCACGATGATAAAAAAAGGCCCTACTGCATTAGGCCGAGTTGCTGGGAGAAGAAACAGGCCGAAGCCAAGAAGCAACAGCGGCTGGAACAATCGGAAAAGGCGAAGAGCGTCGCGGCCGGGGGCGGGATGAAGCATATCCGCGATCTGCCCACGGATAGCTACCGCCGCTTGAATCCGCCGCCGGCCGACGTGGAACTGAACAAATGCCGGGAGTGCGAAAAGCGACTTACCGTTCTTGACTACGGAGATGAGGCTGTTGATGTCTGCCTGGACCCCGGCTGCATCGAGGAACAGCAGGCTGCGGCGGCCCGGAACAGGGCGGCGGCTACCCGGGCGAAGACCGAGAAAGAGGTGCAAACGCTGTCTGACGCGGCGGCCGCGATCGGCGGGGATATGACGGAGTGCAACGACCTGATAGCTGCGGCGCGAACGGTCTGGGATACCGTAGAGCGGCCCACGTGGTTCGACCTCGCTACGCCGCTTCTTGAGAAGGAAAGCTTGTTACCCATTGATCTTCTGCTTCGTTACTTTGCCACTAAGAACGATGTCTGTAAGGACGCCACGAACATGCCCCCGCAGCTCGGCAACGTGCGGATTCTCATCCCGGACCAGGGCATAGAGTTTCGCGGATCCGAGGAGACAATGGGAAGTCAGAAGTACCCCGCATTGACAGTTGCCGAGGGCGAGGGGGCTCTCACTCTTCAGCACGATCACGGGTCGGTCAAGGACGTTGTGCCGACGATGCCGGTGTTTTATAAGGTGCAGGTCCGGCAAAGCGGGGGCCAGCGCTACCTGCGCCAACTGGTGGCCATCAAGACGGCGTCGCGGACCATCTTTGTGGTCGGGCACGCCGGCACGACGATGAGGAAAGAAATCTGGGCGCGCTGGCAACGCCTCATCGAGGCGCTGCCGCCAGCGGAGGCGGGACCATCTCCGGAGCTATCGGCCACGCCGGGTGAGGCGGCCGTGGAAGCGAGGGCTTACAAGCTGCCCGACGGCCAGGTGGTGTTCGTCCACGCGGGCCTGGGCGAATCGGGGTACGGCACCTTCTTCCGGTCCCTCAGGGGCGGGTTGCGCCGCGTGAAGTCACCCCAAATGCCGATGGTCCCTTCGCGCGAGGTTGCTCAGCAGAACCTCGACGCCTGGGCGATGGAGCACAACCTGCCGCCGGCGGAGGCACCGGCGGATGTTATTTCACGCGAAATGACCCGCGCGCAGTAA
- a CDS encoding exoribonuclease R, which produces MSMLMEMTFSSARKSFTELFDGVWHRFLPALVRRRQTEEVLLVRRDLQQDILKAYTLKPEVLREEDGSITMALDVLDIAVNAPTFGEAVDRLVEELKIYAEDYFNRSQLYLNAPNRRGHFPFVLRVWLCDDDKQIRSLLEL; this is translated from the coding sequence ATGAGCATGCTGATGGAGATGACTTTCAGCTCCGCGCGCAAGTCTTTTACTGAGCTTTTCGATGGGGTGTGGCATCGTTTCCTTCCGGCCCTGGTCAGGCGGCGTCAGACCGAAGAGGTCCTGCTGGTACGCCGGGACCTGCAGCAGGATATCCTGAAAGCCTACACATTGAAGCCCGAAGTCTTGCGGGAAGAGGACGGCTCCATTACTATGGCCCTTGATGTGCTCGACATAGCCGTCAACGCGCCCACCTTTGGGGAAGCCGTTGACCGGTTGGTGGAGGAGCTTAAGATCTACGCGGAGGACTACTTTAACCGCTCACAGTTGTACCTTAACGCGCCGAACAGGCGGGGCCATTTCCCCTTCGTCCTGCGCGTCTGGCTCTGCGATGACGACAAGCAGATTCGGTCCCTGCTGGAGCTGTAG
- a CDS encoding type II toxin-antitoxin system HicA family toxin — protein MPPTFGQLKKFCEKNGWYLIRNTDHWYYEKVLSNGIVLRTRVSHSVGKEIPGHLWRKILKQLQVTEDEFYRNL, from the coding sequence ATGCCGCCAACCTTCGGGCAATTGAAGAAATTCTGCGAAAAGAACGGTTGGTACCTGATCCGCAACACCGACCATTGGTACTATGAGAAGGTACTGTCCAACGGGATCGTTCTCCGGACCAGGGTCAGCCATTCGGTGGGCAAAGAAATTCCCGGTCACTTATGGCGGAAGATCCTTAAACAATTGCAGGTTACCGAAGATGAGTTCTACAGAAATCTCTAA
- a CDS encoding copper amine oxidase N-terminal domain-containing protein, with the protein MRKWFTSILALVFILAPALPALAGPPSHSAVFVLNEKTYTVDGQMKTMDAVTFAENGRTYVPVRYLALACGVPQDKIGYANGQVTLTMPDSVIGDTVVKLWVGKRDLKINNEAKTMDVTVLARNGRTYLPARWVAQDGFGYKVDWVATKNAVLIYPPGAEPPAVIEPVPEPPGEVKEFEAEGSLKDRYPNDPYVKSGSLSRADYMVADLSDLPIKVGSTTVYKLSFAGPEPPIPDGRFYVEQSNPGAKEASLMFAKDGKIVEFSGDDLHNGGETHWTQKYFITVDTLQTADEVWVEGIDGYNSYILILPNPAKGRM; encoded by the coding sequence GTGCGTAAATGGTTTACCAGCATTCTGGCCCTGGTCTTCATCCTGGCCCCGGCCCTGCCGGCGCTGGCCGGGCCGCCGAGCCATAGCGCGGTGTTTGTGCTCAACGAGAAGACCTACACGGTGGATGGTCAGATGAAGACGATGGACGCCGTGACCTTCGCGGAGAACGGTCGTACTTACGTCCCGGTGCGCTACCTGGCCCTGGCCTGCGGCGTCCCGCAAGACAAGATCGGCTACGCAAACGGGCAGGTCACGCTGACCATGCCGGACAGCGTGATCGGGGACACCGTGGTCAAGCTCTGGGTCGGCAAGCGCGACCTCAAGATCAACAACGAGGCCAAGACCATGGACGTAACCGTCCTGGCCCGTAACGGGCGGACCTATCTCCCGGCGCGGTGGGTGGCCCAGGACGGGTTCGGCTACAAGGTGGACTGGGTGGCCACGAAGAATGCGGTGCTCATCTACCCGCCGGGTGCCGAGCCGCCGGCGGTGATCGAGCCGGTGCCCGAGCCGCCGGGGGAGGTCAAGGAGTTCGAGGCTGAGGGCAGCCTCAAGGACAGGTACCCGAACGACCCGTATGTTAAGAGCGGCTCCCTGTCCCGGGCCGACTACATGGTGGCCGACCTGTCCGATTTGCCGATCAAGGTCGGTTCGACCACCGTCTACAAGCTGAGCTTCGCCGGGCCGGAGCCCCCGATTCCCGACGGCCGCTTCTACGTCGAGCAGTCCAATCCGGGCGCCAAAGAGGCCAGCTTGATGTTCGCCAAGGACGGTAAGATCGTGGAGTTCTCCGGCGACGATCTCCACAATGGCGGGGAGACCCACTGGACGCAGAAGTACTTCATCACGGTGGACACCCTCCAGACCGCGGACGAGGTGTGGGTTGAGGGCATTGACGGGTATAACAGCTACATTCTAATCTTGCCCAACCCGGCGAAAGGGAGGATGTAA
- a CDS encoding ATPase, T2SS/T4P/T4SS family, producing MKLEEARIVQDLSRQIMRESRNAIGGPLPLEALEHLVRQAVVSRPDIAPVEEQRFVDMIIGQATGYGPLKPFFIGEAAEEITEVFINPPSTRDQPPRVFIAKHGRIHQVNETVFANDEEVRQFCQRICESVGRPFTADAPIVDAWLPDGSRIAVMGYKVSPLGTVAAIRKSPLRRPPMPLDKLVAYGAFPPFVAGLMVDLLVKGRANLGIWGRTDSGKTTVMRSLGAFIDTSERVIIAEPSFELALPHLPNCVNLVEVYYGQDAIVSMTQICKAVNRNTPDRGIVAEIRSQEAIDASQIAASTPCGFWTSGHAGGVPEFRSRIYGMWLNGKVQLPMEFLDEIIRSMFHFLIFLDKDSAGQRALMSIVEVTSDGYRPIVEFDEQEFLRTKGKVRRWCYRQTVTPERLARLAFRGAEIKPEYQAVHREFLNEEV from the coding sequence ATGAAGCTGGAGGAGGCGCGCATCGTCCAAGACTTATCCCGCCAGATCATGCGGGAGAGCAGGAACGCTATCGGCGGGCCTCTGCCGCTGGAGGCGCTTGAGCATCTAGTCCGGCAGGCGGTGGTATCCCGGCCCGACATTGCGCCGGTCGAGGAGCAGAGGTTTGTGGACATGATCATCGGCCAGGCCACCGGATACGGTCCCCTCAAGCCATTCTTTATCGGAGAAGCCGCCGAGGAAATCACCGAGGTTTTTATCAATCCTCCTTCGACGAGGGACCAGCCTCCGCGGGTATTCATCGCCAAACACGGCCGCATCCATCAGGTAAACGAAACCGTCTTTGCGAACGACGAGGAGGTAAGACAGTTCTGCCAGCGCATCTGCGAGAGCGTGGGCCGGCCTTTCACGGCGGACGCGCCCATCGTGGACGCCTGGCTGCCCGATGGGTCACGCATCGCTGTTATGGGCTATAAGGTCAGTCCTCTGGGCACCGTGGCCGCGATCCGCAAGTCACCTTTGAGGCGCCCGCCCATGCCCCTGGATAAGCTGGTGGCCTACGGTGCCTTCCCGCCGTTTGTTGCCGGGTTGATGGTTGACCTGCTCGTCAAGGGCCGGGCGAACCTCGGCATTTGGGGACGCACGGACAGCGGCAAGACGACGGTCATGCGCAGCCTGGGGGCGTTTATCGACACCAGTGAGCGCGTGATAATCGCCGAACCCAGCTTTGAATTGGCCCTGCCGCATCTGCCCAACTGCGTTAACCTTGTTGAGGTCTACTACGGTCAGGATGCCATTGTCTCAATGACCCAGATATGCAAGGCCGTTAACCGCAACACTCCCGACCGCGGCATTGTGGCGGAAATACGTTCCCAGGAAGCTATTGATGCCAGCCAGATAGCTGCTTCGACTCCTTGCGGCTTCTGGACATCAGGGCATGCCGGCGGTGTCCCCGAGTTTCGCTCACGCATCTACGGCATGTGGCTTAACGGCAAGGTCCAGTTACCCATGGAATTTCTTGATGAGATCATTAGGTCGATGTTCCACTTCCTCATCTTCCTTGATAAAGACAGCGCCGGCCAGAGGGCGTTGATGTCCATTGTCGAGGTCACTTCGGACGGTTATCGCCCCATCGTTGAGTTTGACGAACAGGAGTTCCTACGGACCAAAGGCAAGGTGCGCCGTTGGTGTTACAGGCAGACGGTGACCCCCGAACGCCTGGCGAGGCTTGCTTTCCGAGGCGCCGAAATCAAGCCGGAATACCAGGCCGTGCACCGGGAGTTTCTGAACGAGGAGGTATAG
- a CDS encoding type II secretion system F family protein produces the protein MSLFLLFRTLATGESPVKQDPRSLVASLVLRGGTCLGTAVALFFIGTTFLGTPVSGLALGLLGWFLPHWIEEVIASRRQAKLRALARDFITSAAGLYSGNQTTIEVVRLAAERFGPPFGREFEDMVAQNKFNRGASFKQMFEAMGEKYGLDELRAVGHIIAASEIAGGPQAAARGLKRLGEALRQRDKQLSDRKKGLFEPLVAGVVALLGILAGLVLDVTIARPYFDGAGRWILTASTVLMVGMAFAVMRLSSAKDLLQTAPRGKSPASQPEKPDAPAGRRLTAGIRTSIVRGE, from the coding sequence ATGAGCCTGTTCTTGCTTTTCCGCACCCTGGCCACCGGGGAATCACCGGTCAAACAAGATCCCAGAAGCCTTGTGGCATCCCTCGTTTTGCGTGGAGGCACGTGTTTGGGAACCGCCGTGGCGCTGTTCTTTATAGGTACCACGTTTTTGGGAACACCGGTCTCTGGTCTGGCCCTCGGGCTGCTGGGATGGTTCCTTCCCCACTGGATTGAAGAAGTGATAGCGAGCAGAAGGCAGGCAAAGTTACGAGCCTTGGCCCGGGACTTCATTACCAGCGCCGCGGGGCTTTACTCGGGCAACCAGACAACCATTGAGGTCGTCCGACTGGCGGCGGAACGCTTCGGGCCGCCGTTCGGCCGGGAGTTTGAGGACATGGTGGCGCAGAACAAGTTCAACCGTGGTGCGTCTTTCAAACAGATGTTCGAGGCGATGGGCGAAAAGTACGGCCTTGACGAGCTGCGGGCCGTGGGACACATCATAGCCGCGTCCGAAATAGCCGGTGGGCCGCAGGCGGCCGCCAGGGGGCTCAAGCGGCTTGGCGAGGCTCTGCGGCAAAGAGACAAGCAGTTATCGGACAGGAAGAAAGGTCTGTTTGAACCTCTCGTCGCCGGGGTTGTAGCCCTGTTGGGAATCCTGGCCGGCCTGGTGCTGGATGTGACGATAGCCAGGCCGTATTTTGACGGCGCCGGGCGGTGGATTCTGACCGCCAGCACGGTGCTTATGGTGGGCATGGCCTTTGCGGTAATGCGCTTGTCGAGCGCAAAAGATCTTCTCCAGACCGCGCCCAGGGGCAAAAGCCCCGCCTCCCAGCCCGAGAAGCCGGACGCCCCGGCCGGGCGTCGTTTAACAGCCGGGATTCGTACATCAATTGTCAGGGGGGAGTGA
- a CDS encoding SAF domain-containing protein, giving the protein MNKRLVIVGCVIAALVFTILIQVSAGRRVVEAKRTVDAVQTTRYIPAGAEIPRDAVKAVKVPEAIGASLIPKPEDVAGKVARVALVEGQYVWKDSVGVGRACRPGFVEVYVPVDLSSSACVIAGETVDVYPIAKSAGEMPMPTTPLAQGLRVLHSLDQSGKEIDPTKRATLSKMAGTDRNIPVSVGLEVPQAFAQQIVSFASKKAVYLAKCPPPEATPGA; this is encoded by the coding sequence ATGAACAAAAGACTGGTTATCGTCGGGTGCGTTATCGCCGCGCTGGTGTTTACCATCCTCATACAGGTCTCCGCCGGCCGGCGTGTCGTGGAGGCCAAGCGTACCGTGGACGCCGTACAGACGACACGATACATACCCGCGGGCGCGGAAATTCCCAGAGACGCGGTAAAGGCGGTGAAGGTGCCCGAAGCTATCGGAGCATCTCTGATTCCCAAACCCGAGGATGTTGCCGGCAAGGTTGCTCGTGTGGCTCTGGTCGAGGGACAGTACGTCTGGAAGGACAGTGTGGGGGTCGGCCGTGCTTGCCGCCCCGGGTTTGTCGAAGTATACGTTCCCGTGGACCTGTCCAGTTCGGCGTGCGTCATTGCCGGGGAGACGGTGGATGTCTACCCGATCGCCAAGTCCGCGGGTGAGATGCCCATGCCGACCACACCTTTGGCCCAAGGGCTCAGAGTTCTGCACAGCCTCGACCAGTCAGGCAAGGAAATCGACCCGACAAAGAGAGCTACCCTCAGCAAGATGGCAGGAACCGATAGGAATATTCCGGTATCGGTCGGACTGGAAGTCCCCCAAGCCTTCGCCCAGCAGATCGTGAGTTTCGCCAGCAAAAAGGCTGTGTATCTAGCGAAGTGTCCCCCGCCGGAGGCGACGCCGGGTGCGTAA
- a CDS encoding GGDEF domain-containing protein, which yields MRKLCLAPWQSISPLAVFGGEAGELKIEWPELNESLIDHLTGSPNRRAFDLALAESVKQANAQAAGFALILLDLDHFKEINDTHGHPVGDDMLRVFAATLRVTIRQGDFAARYGGEEFCVITPAWREAYVIGERVREAVRGISDLVRLTCSFGWAVYPLDAGDADELVKVADANLYAAKRAGRDQGYPKPEGG from the coding sequence GTGCGTAAGCTGTGCCTGGCTCCCTGGCAATCAATTTCCCCGCTGGCGGTCTTCGGCGGGGAGGCCGGGGAGCTTAAGATTGAGTGGCCGGAGTTAAACGAGTCCCTGATCGACCACCTCACCGGCTCGCCGAACCGGCGGGCCTTCGATCTGGCTCTGGCCGAGTCCGTAAAGCAGGCCAATGCCCAGGCTGCCGGGTTCGCTCTAATTCTCCTTGACCTCGATCACTTCAAGGAGATCAATGATACTCACGGCCACCCCGTGGGGGACGATATGCTGCGGGTGTTTGCCGCCACCTTGCGGGTCACGATTCGCCAGGGCGACTTCGCCGCGCGTTACGGCGGGGAGGAGTTCTGCGTCATCACCCCGGCTTGGCGCGAAGCCTATGTCATCGGGGAAAGAGTGCGGGAAGCCGTGCGGGGCATTTCCGACCTCGTGCGGCTCACCTGTTCTTTTGGATGGGCCGTCTACCCGCTGGATGCGGGGGACGCCGACGAGTTGGTTAAAGTGGCCGACGCGAATCTGTATGCTGCCAAGCGGGCCGGGCGCGATCAAGGCTATCCCAAGCCGGAAGGAGGTTAA
- a CDS encoding ParA family protein — translation MNCLIAIENEGGNAELVRENLQRMFPEWTFEVCTDARALDTHTAERPDVVLVSRFLPGGEPKVLLRYLPVMFPASHIVLLVGRVDEDCKAYMRAAQDVGLTNIVTGILPGDRPYTVPVALTSTRDGAPVDLDDGVEAEEPSPAPTYPLAEEAFPGHERRITGVTQPVQDLPYRPAAGVHDPVSPRTPKTANAHTVPPDSVRQARSRDPRPMSRKQGVLVVTVANKGGAGKTTTAVTTGIALALAGVDVIIADLDFAGPDVGSFFGIKAAQGIEALAGRQSVDALMDHTLVPTKYEHLRILPGPVDKSIPPQALFQPGELRPIIEALLARADVVICDTPAGFRDRPWLPEVFEAADLVLAVVDQSKFSEEDTRRYAPELLFMGAEPERIRLVLNKFSPKLHRANVIESAFCAGFSKNVPRNKLPRVVATIPEDWDAHNLAGYKAEVVGLDDPRSAWHKLAKEIAALAGEEYTLPGKEERKGGGLLGGLLRRPKRA, via the coding sequence TTGAACTGCCTTATTGCGATTGAAAACGAAGGCGGCAACGCCGAACTTGTTCGAGAGAACCTCCAACGGATGTTTCCCGAGTGGACCTTCGAGGTTTGTACGGACGCCCGGGCGTTGGACACCCACACGGCGGAGCGGCCGGATGTCGTCCTTGTGAGCCGGTTCCTGCCGGGGGGAGAGCCGAAGGTTCTACTCCGGTATCTGCCGGTGATGTTCCCGGCCTCGCATATTGTACTGCTCGTGGGCCGCGTGGACGAGGACTGCAAGGCATACATGCGCGCCGCACAGGATGTCGGGCTGACGAACATTGTCACCGGCATTCTGCCGGGTGACCGCCCCTATACGGTCCCGGTGGCCCTTACGTCCACCCGCGACGGTGCCCCGGTGGATCTGGACGACGGAGTTGAAGCCGAAGAACCCTCGCCGGCTCCCACCTATCCGCTGGCCGAAGAAGCATTCCCCGGTCACGAGCGGAGAATAACCGGCGTCACGCAGCCGGTTCAAGACCTGCCCTACCGTCCGGCCGCCGGCGTTCACGATCCGGTGTCTCCGAGGACTCCGAAAACAGCAAATGCCCACACCGTCCCACCGGACAGCGTGCGGCAGGCAAGGAGCAGGGACCCCCGGCCGATGAGCCGTAAGCAGGGGGTCTTGGTCGTAACCGTCGCCAACAAGGGCGGGGCGGGGAAGACCACCACGGCCGTCACCACCGGCATCGCCCTGGCCTTGGCCGGGGTTGATGTCATCATTGCCGATCTCGATTTTGCCGGGCCGGACGTAGGCAGCTTCTTTGGCATCAAGGCCGCGCAGGGCATCGAGGCCCTGGCCGGCCGGCAGAGCGTAGACGCCCTTATGGACCATACGCTTGTGCCGACCAAGTACGAACATCTGCGTATCCTGCCCGGCCCGGTCGATAAGAGCATTCCCCCGCAGGCGCTCTTTCAGCCGGGAGAACTGCGACCTATCATCGAGGCGTTGCTGGCCCGGGCCGACGTGGTCATATGCGACACGCCGGCGGGCTTCCGGGACCGGCCGTGGCTGCCGGAGGTCTTCGAGGCTGCCGATTTGGTGCTGGCCGTTGTGGATCAAAGCAAATTCAGCGAGGAAGACACGCGCCGGTACGCTCCCGAACTGCTGTTCATGGGGGCTGAGCCGGAGCGTATCCGACTCGTGTTGAACAAATTCTCACCGAAGTTGCACAGGGCCAACGTCATCGAAAGCGCCTTCTGCGCGGGCTTCTCTAAGAATGTACCGCGCAACAAGCTTCCTCGTGTGGTGGCCACCATCCCCGAAGACTGGGATGCCCACAACCTGGCGGGGTACAAGGCCGAAGTTGTCGGCCTGGACGACCCGCGCAGCGCGTGGCACAAGCTCGCCAAGGAGATCGCGGCCCTGGCCGGGGAGGAGTACACCCTTCCAGGCAAGGAAGAGCGCAAGGGCGGGGGTCTGCTGGGGGGGCTGTTGAGGAGGCCGAAACGTGCATAG